From Motilibacter rhizosphaerae:
GCTCGCGCAGGACCTCGGCGTAGGACACCGGCAGGGGCTCCCCCGCCAGCTCCTTCGCCCGCACGGTGGGGGTGTGGAGCAGCTTGTCCACGACGCGGCGCACCGTCTGCGCGACCTCGTCGCGGGCGCGCGGGTCCAGGGCGGGGAGCCGGCCGTCCAGCCGCTCGAGCTCGGCGGTGACGACCTGGTCGGCGCGGGCGCGCAGCGCGACGACCGTGGGGGCGACGGCGGCCGCGGCCTGCCAGGCGGCGAAGGCCTGGACCTCGGCGGTGACGATCGCGCGGGCCGCGGCGACGTCCGGGCCGCCCTCCTGAGCGGCGACGAGCTCGCCGATCCGCTCGAGGTCGACGAGGTGCACGCCCGGCAGCTCGGCCACCCCGGGGTCGACGTCGCGCGGGAGCGCGAGGTCCACCACGGCGTAGGGCGTGGTGCCGCCGCGCTCGACCGCGCGGTGCTGCAGCGCGGCGGCGACGACGTCGGTGCGCACGACGGTGCCGACGGCCCCGGTGCAGGAGACGACGACGTCGGCGAGCGCGAGCTCCGCGGGCAGCGCGTCGAGCGGCACGTGCCGGCCGCCGACCGCCGCGGCGACGCGAGCGCCGTGCTCCGGCGTGCGGTTGGCGATGACGACCTCGGCGACGCCGGCGCGGGCGAGCGTCGTCGCGGCGAGCGCGCTCAGCGAGCCGGCGCCGACGACGAGGGCGCGACGCCCGGCGAGCCCGTCGAGGACGCCCTCGGCCGAGGCCAGCCCGACGCCGACGACCGACTGCCCTGCCCGGTCGATGCCGGTCTCGCTCCGCGCCCGCTTGCCGACGCGCAGCGCGGTCTGCAGCAGCTCGTTGAGCACCCGCCGAGCGGTGCCGACCTCCTGGGCCGTGCGCAGCGCCTGCTTGACCTGCCCGAGGATCTGGCCCTCGCCCACGACCATCGAGTCGAGGCCGGCGGCGACCCCGAACAAGTGGGAGACGGCCCGCTCCTCGTAGTGCACGTAGAGGTGGGGCGTGAGCTCCTCGAGGCTCATGCCGGTGCGGGCCTGCAGCAGCGCGCCG
This genomic window contains:
- a CDS encoding glutamyl-tRNA reductase, encoding MSLIAVGLSHRTAPVPVLERAALPAEVVPEVLREALGGVHVAEAAVLATCNRLEVYAEVDKFHGGVAELGALLQARTGMSLEELTPHLYVHYEERAVSHLFGVAAGLDSMVVGEGQILGQVKQALRTAQEVGTARRVLNELLQTALRVGKRARSETGIDRAGQSVVGVGLASAEGVLDGLAGRRALVVGAGSLSALAATTLARAGVAEVVIANRTPEHGARVAAAVGGRHVPLDALPAELALADVVVSCTGAVGTVVRTDVVAAALQHRAVERGGTTPYAVVDLALPRDVDPGVAELPGVHLVDLERIGELVAAQEGGPDVAAARAIVTAEVQAFAAWQAAAAVAPTVVALRARADQVVTAELERLDGRLPALDPRARDEVAQTVRRVVDKLLHTPTVRAKELAGEPLPVSYAEVLRELFDLGPGPGEEAGSGLGSSGGLGSGGSVTLRSDGLAS